A window of the Bacteroidales bacterium genome harbors these coding sequences:
- a CDS encoding GDP-L-fucose synthase — protein sequence NTYRADFIYINLMIEANIIHASFKNNVKKLLFLGSSCIYPKLAPQPIKEEYLLTGELENTNEPYAIAKIAGLKLCESYRIQYDCNFISAMPTNLYGINDNYDLENSHVLPALIRKMHLAKCLENKDFDAIKNDFKKRPLRNLDVAQLKNNELIDLLEKYGIITKDKTTLKIWGTGTPYREFLNVDDLAEACVFLMNNYNEKEIINIGIGEDLTIKELVFLIKEIVGFKGEIDFDSTKPDGTPKKLLDVSKIKKLGWKPTISLADGIKKTYETYKS from the coding sequence ACAATACTTACCGTGCCGATTTTATTTATATTAATTTAATGATTGAAGCAAATATTATTCATGCATCATTTAAAAATAATGTAAAAAAACTTTTGTTTCTCGGTTCTTCGTGTATTTATCCGAAACTTGCACCACAGCCCATAAAAGAAGAATACCTTCTTACCGGTGAACTTGAAAATACAAATGAACCTTATGCAATTGCAAAAATTGCAGGACTTAAACTTTGCGAATCATACAGAATACAGTACGATTGTAATTTTATTTCCGCAATGCCTACAAATCTTTACGGAATAAATGACAATTACGATTTGGAGAATTCACATGTGCTTCCTGCATTAATACGTAAAATGCACCTTGCAAAATGTTTGGAAAATAAAGATTTTGATGCAATAAAAAACGACTTTAAAAAAAGACCTCTCAGAAATTTAGATGTTGCTCAATTAAAAAATAATGAATTAATAGATTTGTTGGAAAAGTATGGCATTATTACAAAAGACAAAACAACTTTAAAAATATGGGGAACAGGAACTCCTTACCGCGAATTTTTAAATGTTGATGACCTTGCCGAAGCATGCGTTTTTCTTATGAATAATTATAACGAAAAAGAAATTATAAACATCGGCATTGGCGAGGACTTGACAATTAAAGAACTCGTTTTTTTGATAAAAGAAATTGTTGGCTTTAAAGGCGAAATTGATTTCGATTCCACAAAACCCGACGGCACTCCAAAAAAATTACTTGATGTTTCTAAAATAAAAAAACTCGGCTGGAAACCTACAATTTCACTTGCTGATGGGATTAAGAAAACTTATGAAACTTATAAAAGTTGA